The Pontiella desulfatans sequence GGTCATCAACATTCGCGAGTCGAAGATTATTCCCAAGACGCTGGTGTCGCTCGTGCGCGAGGCGATCGACGAGGGGAGCCTGAAAAAGGCGGCGCAACGCTGCAAGGACGTGCCGGGGCCATACTCCAATATTCTGCTGGCCGGGTTTGAAAACGTTGAGGATGGTTTCGAGACCGCGCAGGAGGCCATCGGCATCGCCGCCGACATGGAGAGCGAAAAGATGCTCCAGCGCGTCAACTATCTCAACGTGGTCGGCAACCTGGCCCCGATGCTCGGCCTGCTCGGCACGGTGCAGGGGATGATCCTCGCCTTTGCTACGCTCGGCACCACCTCCGGCGCGGCCAAGAACGCGCTGCTCGCCATCAACATTTCGCAGGCGCTCTACACCACCGCCGCCGGGCTCGTCATCGCCGTTCCGGCCATCGGCTCCTACTTCTTTTTCCGCAACCGCGCCGCCAAGGTCATCCTCACCATGGAAAGCCTGACCATGGAGGTCATGAAGGGACTTAAGAATAAGGAGACAAACCACTAATCCACGCTAATGGACACTAATCAGCCATAAAGATAATTAGTGCTGATTAGTGAAAATTAGTGGTTAAAGAAGCATGAGAAGGAGTTTCCAGAAAGGAGGTAACGGCGGCATCAACATGACGCCGATGATCGACGTGGTGTTCCAGATGATCA is a genomic window containing:
- a CDS encoding MotA/TolQ/ExbB proton channel family protein; translation: MKRMMLVLLVCAAPVFAQEVVKSEAVATAEAAPEEVSGFMDVVKGGGGFGMALWIGLAGLSLAAGTLIVDSVINIRESKIIPKTLVSLVREAIDEGSLKKAAQRCKDVPGPYSNILLAGFENVEDGFETAQEAIGIAADMESEKMLQRVNYLNVVGNLAPMLGLLGTVQGMILAFATLGTTSGAAKNALLAINISQALYTTAAGLVIAVPAIGSYFFFRNRAAKVILTMESLTMEVMKGLKNKETNH